The following coding sequences are from one Lysinibacillus sp. FSL W8-0992 window:
- a CDS encoding type II toxin-antitoxin system HicB family antitoxin, with translation MSYANHFIYPVVVETAADGGLGMYFPDFAGTAILADHIKEGIQEAKDMLAFRILELEENETSLPNPSNPADIVLHAESDRIIFIDVYMPPFRNESVNKAVTKNCTLPRWLRDAAEDAGLNFSQILQASLKEALGIDQNDKKAAN, from the coding sequence TTGAGCTACGCCAATCATTTTATTTACCCAGTCGTTGTTGAAACTGCAGCCGATGGTGGTTTAGGAATGTATTTCCCTGACTTTGCTGGAACAGCTATTTTAGCTGACCATATTAAAGAAGGTATCCAAGAAGCGAAAGATATGTTAGCTTTTCGTATCCTTGAATTAGAAGAAAATGAAACATCTCTGCCCAATCCATCAAATCCTGCAGATATCGTTTTGCATGCTGAATCAGATCGAATTATCTTTATTGACGTTTACATGCCCCCATTTCGTAATGAGTCTGTAAATAAAGCAGTAACAAAAAACTGTACGCTACCTCGCTGGTTACGAGATGCAGCTGAAGATGCCGGTTTAAACTTTTCACAGATACTTCAGGCATCCCTTAAAGAGGCTCTAGGTATTGACCAAAACGACAAAAAAGCAGCCAATTAA
- a CDS encoding phage minor head protein, with protein MRSLADLAVEEKASKTVRLTKIWMSSLDTRVRKSHRKLDGQKADKDGYYHYGKWKSKAPRLWGVASMDIQCRCHSIYLVNGKFPEYRRGRDYMDDTYQKNLAARIDAYMEDLGLPYKQAFNKAYKEVKPPSVTVPYVSYNEWRKKFSAER; from the coding sequence GTGCGATCACTTGCCGATTTAGCCGTAGAAGAAAAGGCTAGTAAAACCGTTCGGCTAACAAAGATATGGATGTCCTCCCTTGATACGAGAGTTCGCAAATCACATAGAAAGCTAGACGGGCAGAAAGCTGATAAAGACGGCTACTATCACTATGGAAAGTGGAAATCAAAAGCGCCAAGGCTATGGGGTGTTGCATCCATGGATATTCAGTGTCGATGTCATTCGATTTACTTGGTAAACGGTAAATTTCCTGAATATAGACGTGGCAGAGACTATATGGATGACACGTACCAAAAGAACTTAGCAGCTCGTATAGATGCTTACATGGAAGACTTGGGACTACCGTATAAACAGGCGTTTAACAAAGCTTACAAAGAAGTGAAGCCACCAAGTGTGACAGTACCTTATGTGAGTTATAACGAGTGGAGAAAGAAGTTTAGCGCCGAAAGGTAG
- the terS gene encoding phage terminase small subunit: protein MPNWDEIKLEWETTKITLADLAEKHDIKLGTLKSRKSREKWSRDATEKDATNTQKVATISSEDATDNEIETESRNRGAPIGNNNAKGNKGNTNASPPKRNTNALKHGFFQKFLPEETLEIMEAMNERSPADLIWDQIQIQYAAIIRAQRIMHVESKDEIIKELKREKVQGGKNPSHETEYNFQFAWERQAQLLTAQSRAIEELRSSIRQFVEMADAEDERRLKLEQMQLNIDKSKLEVEKLGSGQQNEPIEIQIVSKKSNLNWLLFCRFGQYLEPL, encoded by the coding sequence ATGCCTAATTGGGATGAAATTAAACTAGAGTGGGAAACAACAAAGATTACACTAGCTGATCTTGCTGAAAAGCATGACATAAAGCTCGGTACATTAAAGAGCCGGAAGAGTCGTGAAAAATGGTCGAGGGATGCAACAGAAAAGGATGCAACCAATACACAAAAGGTTGCAACTATTTCTAGTGAGGATGCAACCGACAACGAGATAGAGACAGAAAGTAGAAACCGTGGTGCACCAATAGGAAACAACAATGCAAAAGGAAATAAAGGTAATACAAACGCTTCGCCTCCGAAACGAAACACAAATGCACTAAAGCATGGCTTCTTTCAAAAGTTCCTACCCGAAGAAACACTCGAAATCATGGAAGCAATGAACGAACGTTCTCCAGCCGATTTAATATGGGATCAAATACAAATCCAGTATGCTGCTATTATTAGAGCTCAACGTATTATGCATGTTGAATCAAAAGACGAAATCATAAAAGAGCTCAAAAGAGAGAAGGTGCAAGGGGGTAAAAATCCTTCGCACGAAACTGAATACAACTTCCAATTTGCATGGGAACGCCAGGCGCAACTACTCACTGCTCAATCGAGAGCAATCGAGGAGTTGCGTTCTTCAATTCGTCAATTTGTGGAAATGGCTGACGCTGAGGATGAGCGTCGATTGAAGCTAGAGCAGATGCAGTTGAATATTGATAAGTCGAAATTGGAGGTTGAAAAGCTTGGTTCTGGTCAACAAAATGAACCTATAGAAATTCAAATTGTCAGCAAAAAAAGCAACCTTAATTGGCTGCTTTTTTGTCGTTTTGGTCAATACCTAGAGCCTCTTTAA
- a CDS encoding DUF4177 domain-containing protein gives MKKWEYKTIYRETAIEDQREADYIGDMLSGYGCDGWELVSITDQIDSTKNAGKNAVISVKTSSLIFIMKREYQEK, from the coding sequence ATGAAAAAATGGGAATATAAAACAATATACAGAGAAACAGCAATTGAAGATCAAAGGGAAGCTGATTATATCGGAGATATGTTGAGTGGATATGGTTGCGATGGATGGGAGCTTGTTTCAATAACAGATCAGATAGATAGCACTAAGAATGCAGGTAAAAACGCAGTTATTTCTGTTAAAACTAGTTCTTTGATATTCATAATGAAAAGAGAATATCAAGAAAAGTAA
- a CDS encoding type II toxin-antitoxin system HicA family toxin yields the protein MGKQVTIREALKKLKKEGFIKSPTHKGPGSHQRYIHKDDPTRFADISVKADGRLIPVGTLKSIEQTSGVKF from the coding sequence ATGGGAAAGCAAGTGACCATAAGAGAAGCACTAAAAAAACTTAAAAAAGAAGGATTCATCAAATCTCCTACTCATAAGGGTCCTGGCAGTCATCAAAGATACATACATAAAGATGACCCAACAAGATTTGCTGATATAAGCGTAAAAGCTGATGGTCGATTGATTCCGGTAGGCACACTTAAAAGTATTGAGCAGACTTCAGGGGTTAAATTTTAA